From Haliotis asinina isolate JCU_RB_2024 chromosome 8, JCU_Hal_asi_v2, whole genome shotgun sequence, a single genomic window includes:
- the LOC137294085 gene encoding iron-sulfur cluster assembly 2 homolog, mitochondrial-like, whose translation MASVIRNSTQVITVARRVVSWSVRRQQNFQQNTRTVSGSNLKTASDGEGLKLSDSCVKQLKKLSESEATCLRVIVEGGGCSGFQYKFQLDSNMVEGEDRVFERDGVRVVVDEDSMEFLSGSTVDYHEELIRSAFRIINNPKAEQGCSCGASFAFKL comes from the exons ATGGCGTCTGTCATTAGAAACTCAACCCAAGTAATTACGGTGGCGAGGAG AGTAGTCAGCTGGTCAGTCAGACGTCAACAGAATTTCCAACAGAATACACGAACAGTGTCTGGATCTAACCTAAAAACAGCTAGTGATGGAGAAGGTCTGAAACTCAGTGACAGCTGTGTTAAG CAACTGAAGAAGCTAAGTGAGAGCGAGGCGACATGTTTGCGGGTGATTGTGGAAGGAGGAGGCTGTTCTGGCTTCCAGTACAAATTCCAGCTGGACTCCAACATGGTTGAAGGGGAGGACAG ggtgtTTGAGCGAGATGGCGTGCGGGTTGTTGTGGATGAAGATTCCATGGAATTTCTGTCAGGCTCTACTGTAGACTACCATGAGGAACTTATAAGATCTGCATTCAGGATTATCAACAATCCAAAAGCTGAGCAGGGCTGCTCCTGTGGGGCTTCCTTTGCTTTCAAGTTGTGA
- the LOC137294084 gene encoding F-box only protein 28-like — MAEPSRSMEERPCTLLQLPEHIIQNVLSYLTYHEISEARRVCQYFNRCCQELLTQGFNYIDKFHAQIQKEVKSKLPRRESERRNHELSRHVDILSAVETRLSLLSMTYSKYIDHGLCCFIPGKVLDELFTLLKKLQEKKSQPPRAHEFLQELRDISSMAMEHFEEHIIPALKHQLPAGSLSLALPDPFSPDQGSSSSMVHFSTPMRMPSLRQELLRLQHQMRVQSGSVQSYKKELTEQKNKMVEQRKINMEQEKKLQEQDRKLQEQTRIISEQNIRIDRLETSISDLDNRLAMVYNLQVSGDTAGSADMDSNVKSEQPDGPTHRINRRKCRKSDQQVQMTTIKTRQKRKQVCELGEEDCGRGKVKSLKRKKY; from the exons ATGGCTGAGCCATCTCGTAGTATGGAAGAGAGACCCTGTACGCTTTTACAGTTGCCGGAACACATCATACAGAATGTGCTGTCATATCTCACTTACCATGAAATAAGTGAAGCTCGTCGG GTGTGCCAGTACTTCAACCGCTGCTGCCAGGAATTACTTACACAGGGCTTTAACTACATTGACAAGTTTCACGCACAGATACAGAAGGAGGTGAAGTCCAAGTTGCCACGCCGGGAGTCAGAGCGACGAAACCATGAACTGTCCCGCCATGTGGACATCCTCTCGGCAGTGGAGACCAGGTTGTCGCTGCTCTCCATGACCTACTCCAAGTACATAGACCATGGTCTCTGTTGCTTCATCCCAGGCAAG GTTTTGGATGAGCTGTTCACACTGCTGAAGAAGTTGCAGGAGAAGAAGTCACAGCCTCCCAGAGCTCATGAGTTCCTACAGGAGCTCCGTGACATTTCCTCCATGGCTATGGAACACTTTGAAGAACACATCATCCCAGCACTCAAACACCAGCTGCCTGCAGGCTCTCTGTCACTTGCCCTGCCAGATCCCTTCTCTCCAGACCAAG GCTCCTCGTCTTCCATGGTACACTTCTCAACGCCCATGCGTATGCCGTCGTTGCGACAGGAGCTCCTCCGTCTACAGCATCAGATGCGTGTGCAAAGTGGTAGTGTGCAGTCATACAAGAAGGAGCTGACAGAACAGAAGAACAAGATGGTAGAGCAGAGGAAGATTAACATGGAGCAGGAGAAGAAACTACAGGAACAGGATCGCAAACTGCAGGAACAGACTCGAATCATATCTGAGCAGAACATCCGCATTGATAGACTTGAGACCTCCATCAGTGACCTGGACAACAGACTTGCCATGGTGTACAACCTACAAGTAAGTGGTGACACTGCAGGCAGTGCTGACATGGACAGCAATGTGAAGAGTGAACAGCCTGATGGTCCCACACACAGAATCAACAGGAGAAAGTGTAGGAAGTCAGACCAGCAGGTACAGATGACTACAATCAAAACCCGCCAGAAGAGGAAgcaagtgtgtgaacttggtgAAGAGGACTGTGGAAGAGGCAAAGTCAAAAGCCTGAAGAGAAAGAAATATTGA